Within Tenebrio molitor chromosome 3, icTenMoli1.1, whole genome shotgun sequence, the genomic segment ATAGTTGAGTTCCTCAATCCATTCAACTGGATGACCGCTTTCGCCggaaataattgttttacGACCATCCGGctcgattttttcttttaactgTGACTCTGTGATAAAAGTTTCGTCCGAAATACAATACCACCCCCCGTATTTCGCAGAATATATTTTCCcattcttttttaaaacattctgcaacaattattataagcggtttttcaacataaaaaattaaaaatcaacacACCCAAAATTTATGTACTGACTTTTGATGATCTTCGTCAGTTGTTCGAATAAAATCACTATAATCAATACTAAATTGTTCGGTTAATGTTCTGTATCGTGTTGATACTTTCGTGCAGTAATCGGAaagatttgatttgtttttaaatgcagcttgttgaatttttgaaCCGTGTTCGTCAGTACctgttgaaaatttaaattttcccgCCGGATTAAGCATACATTGCCATCTATATATTGCGTCCGCAATTACCGAACTGTACAAGTGTCCAATGTGGGGATCTGGaatatagttttattttttaaagtcaaGTATATAATCCATTTTTACAAGTTAAATATAAAACTCTCGGAAGACAAATCTTGACTGAACTTTTACGTATAGATTATGTTGTCGTACCTGCATTTACATAATAAATCGGAGTTGTTACAAAAAATGATGACGAAGACTGAGAAATACtacgttttattaaatgtaggACTTTGAGAGACATGTCCTGACATTAAAATAGAATTTAACTAACTTCACGCACAAACATTTCTAACCTCAATGTGCAAACCGTACACGACAGTATAAACACTGTAAACTATAAATTCTGGTTTGAATCTGAACTAACTCATTTTCAATGAGTGTTTCGAAATTATCGATTTGTACTACGAAAGTTGATAAGCAATCatgaatgcaattttttaacgttttaataATCTCGAGGCGACAGCTGATCTAAGACGAAAGCTTATCGAAGTCGGCAGCCGAGAGAAATGTGTCAAAAGTTACGAGTGTTGCGTTTTAATCAACTTGAGTATTACAACAGATTATTTCGGAAGCACGAATGTAATcggtaaaattatttcatgaaCAGTCGTTTAATTAAAGTACTTTAAAATGGTTGCAAGTTGCTCGTCAGAAGTTGACGATTCATGTTGACATTTgatataaaagtaaaaaacgtGACACTATAGTATTCACAGTTGCATTGAAAATTGACATATGAAAaaggacaaaaaaaattatcgaaaaactTTCAACATTAGTCGTTAGTCATTTCATTAccaatgttaaaaattttttttgttcgacactgtcagaatttgaaaattttctcctatgtgaacggattttgataaatgtcaccacttgtcaaaacaaaacgtcaagctaattttaaagattttaagcgatttgcagcctttaaggggctcgtcgaacaaaaaaaacgttgtattcaactcgttcgtgtgtcaattgggcttttaaaacgctcgtttcactcgcgttttaaactggcccactcgtgccaaaaaaacccaatttacacaagaactacTATTAATTTAGGTCCACAGCACCGACACCGATGCGCTTTTTCTTATGAAACAcgttttattgtaaaatgaactttacaaaatgtagtTACCTTGAAATGAagtttatgaaataaatattacaatgaaaaaatgtatgaGTTTAAACTGTTTCATACTATGTATACTGTGAGATAAGAtagtctttgtttttttttacaattaaacTCTTAATATTTCTAAACACTTGTTGTAGCAGATGGCGATCCAATCGGGTTGCGTCGCGCCCCATTGTATTTGATTCACTTCGCCTTCGGCCGCCGTGTAAGCCAAAATTGGATCCTCGATGGCTCTTGGCATCTGTTGAATGTCCCAAATCAAAGCTTGGTGGTCATCTCCAGCGGTACAAATGTGGCAACTGGAATGCGGTGCCCAAGCGATTCCATTGACGCACGCGCGATGATTATTTAGTCTAGCTACAGGGGTGCAAGGAACTCTCACATCTAATATAATGACTTCGCAAGCATCCATTGCGATGGTCGCTAAATAATTGGGATCTTGTTTGTTCCAAGCCAGACGTAAAAGCGGTGTGTGGGCTGGATCTTCATAAATTATCGTGGAGTGTTCCAGATGTCTTAGATCAAACATCCTGACTGAACCATCCGCCCCAACTGATGCGAACATATCGCGACCTCCTCCGGCTCGTGAGAAAGCGATGTCATATACTTCTTTGTCATGTGCAATGAGTTGTGTTTTGACGTGACCCGATACCAGATTTACGCGTCCAATAATTTGACCGGTTTCTAAACCCCAGATTGTACAGGTGGTGTCTATAGATGAGGTTCCCACTAAGTTGGGATCAACTTCATTCCAGTCAAAACTAGTTAGGGGAGCGCAAAAATCAGAATTCTTGTTGTTGTTCAAAACGCATTCTAAGCGCGTGTCAGGTTCACCAGCTCTCCAAACGCGTAAATAATCCCCACTATAAAcaatataaacaaaattattccaTTATCGCAATTTACATATAAATATACAACCTGGTAGACAATAGATCAGGGTAAACACCTTTGCTATCTGGTATCCACATTATTTTAGTTGTCGGATAAGGATGATCAAAAGTACTTTTAGGCGAGAATTCACTACTGTCCTCGTCTAATGACACGATTTGTACTTTATTGTTATATTCCTCAACAAAACTACCGAGAGCTAGACGAAACCGTTTGTCAGGTCGTACTGACCAATTCATACTGAACAATGGCCATGGCgctatatatttgtaaatttcttttcttttaccaGCAGGCACTACGCCGGAATGAGCCATTTCTACAAGACTGCTTTTGTAGTTTGAACTTGTCTTAGCTAAACTCAACATTGGCTTACCTCATATAGTACGAGATAAGTTAATTGTTATAATtcttataattaaaatgaacaatAGGTTAACAACGGCCTTTGTACCCGAAATAGGTTTTTGTGTTTAcatgtaatatttatttatcgaGGACAACGCACTTGTCAATGTTATTATTGAAGTGTTTGAGTTTGACCAGAGAGTTTGACAGCACACAGCACAGCACACAATTTGACAGTATGACAGGTCCTAGAATTGAATTCTCGCTCAGCCAGCGTTGCCATTGTTGCCAATCCCACAGTGGCACACTGCAAAAAAACGGTACAATgtgttaaatgttttaaatgtaaatagtgcaaagatttcaaaaataaatctactatgttacattttttacatctAAAATTGCGTAAGGTAGAAATATGGcttgtttgttaaaatttcCTAACCTCAAAACATTAAGGCTTGCTCGTTGTTACggtactatttttaaaacaaaactgtATGTTAAGACATCTTTAATAAGTGACGGTGAACCAGTGAACAAACTAATAAAAAAGTGGGcaccaaaattaatttacaatagTGTCATTGagaagaaaatattaaaaatccaACACAACAGCAGATCAAAAAAGTCTCAAAACACCTACGACAGTGCTGAGCCTTTACCAATaagtttaaaatatatttctgATGAAATAACATGTGAACCTGATGAAATAACATGTGAATCAGATCAAAATCTAAATGAAACTGTtggttataaaaaattcattgatttTCCCTATAACAAGAGTTATTCTGTTTGTGAAACAGAAACATTATTGTCACAAAATGGTGATAAAAATTCGGCAGATGTCGCCGCCAAAGCCAGGGACGAAGTACAAAAACGGTATGAGTTGCAGAAAGAACTAAAAAATTGGATGGTAACATATGACAACTATGATGATAGTTGTTTGAGTGAAGAAAATGAGAATTTGGACATGAATGATTGGAGAATAAATTATGGTACCCCAGATCCCAAAACTGAAGTCAGTCATGTACCTTGCGGGGGTTGTGGGGCTCTGTTACACTGTAAAGATACTGCCATTCCTGGTTACATACCTTCTGAAATTTTTAAGAATCGCTTATCTAAGGGAGGTGCAATTTTAGAAGCTATAGTTTGCCAAAGATGTCATTTTCTCAAGTCTTATAATTTGGCGCTTCAAGTGCAGGTCACTCCAGAAGACTATCCAAAAGTGTTGTCAACAATTAGCGAAAAACAAGGTTTGGTGATTTTAATGGTTGATTTACTTGATTTTCCTTGTTCTATTTGGCCGGGAATCGGGGAAATATTCGGGAGTAAAACGCCGATAATCGTCGTGGGTAAtaaagtcgatttattaccgCAGGATAACAAAGCGTTTTTGCAACAtgtaaaaatgacacttttgAATAATGTTAAATTGCAAGGTTTTGCTACTTTTAACATCAAGGACGTCGCTTTAATTTCGGCAAAAACCGGATTCGGTGTTGAGGAACTAATCACGCGACTTTACGGTCTGTACCAATTTAAGGGAGATGTGTATATTGTAGGTTGCACAAACGTAGGTAAATCCACATTGTTTAATGCATTTCTTCAATCGGATTATTGTAAAACGCAAGCGGTAGATTTGATACAAAGAGCGACAACTAGCGTATGGCCGGGAACAactctgaatttattaaaatttccgataaaaagaCCCGCAGGCTTTCGTCAGTATCTACGCCataaaagactggagatgatGGAGCAAGTGCAAGCTGAAGAAAGTCGTTTAAGGAAGGAACAACTGCGGGTAACACAAAATCCGAAATACGCTTCTTTAATGGGACACATTGACATAACGAGAAATCCTTACACTCAAATCGACGAACCAAATGATTTATTTGGAGTGCAAGGAAATGCAAACGAAGGAGGGATGTTGAAAATGGGAATCAACGAAAGGAGCGTGGAATACGCCTTCAGCAAGTGGTGCTATGATACTCCTGGAGTGGTTCAACCTGATCAAATCATTCACCTTTTAACCACTGAAGAATTAGTTTTGACACTGCCAAAAGAACTTATTTTACCGAGAACATTTTGCATTAAACCTAATTCTACCGTCTTCATTGGCGGCCTGGCTAGGTTGGATTATGTTGATGGATCAGGTTCAGTTCGCCTGACAATATTTTCCGCAAAGGAACTACCAATCACAGTATGCGACACACAAGATGCGAAAGACATTTACCAAGAGTTACTAGGAAGTGACTTATTTAATGTACCAAAGGGAAATAACGAGAGAATTTCAAAATGGCCGGGGCTAGAACTAGCGAAAAACTTCACAATAACAGGTGAAATCTGGCATAAATCATCAAATGACGTTGTAATGTCGAGCGCTGgtaataatcaaattaatcattttattaACCTATTATAGTATTTAATTGAAGGTTGGATAGCCGTGGCAGGGAGGAAAGGTCTACAATATAAGTTTGCAGCGTGGACACCAGAAAAACGTGGAGTGTATATTAGAGAATGTCTACTTCCTCACGCCGTAAGTTTAATGGGCAAAAGAATAAAGCGAAGTGTGGcatataataaatttaaattttacttaaaataaattttatttttgtcaaagATTGTAACAGGCAGTGTGATTGGCAGAAATAAactattttgttttgaaaggAAAAAACAATTGCCTTTAATTTTATcgatatacagtgagcggcaaaagtatcgaataaattcattaaaaatttaacaaaatttgtttcaaaaaaatttttggacggGTTATCTgtactagttatgaaagtcacaccttttttcatgaatttgcagtttgatccaagcaaagtgaaaaaaacagactttcataacgtgttgtataGTACACACTATTTTCTTGGATATCGAtgttgtaagttgagaaatttggtctaaaaggatttatgaaaaattacaagaaaaaaaaataggtatgcaaaaaagtagtactttcactacgatttttcgtgtaaaaaagtgccactttcattacgatatgcaaaaaaatacatattttaataccaaataaaattccaagcagtcatttgttttggagtgatgatgacgtcatccattttttaaatggaaacccacctatttttttcttgattctgatagtccttttaattgtctaaacgacagtacaaaaattttgttatcttacgtAAGGaagtttttgagaaaaattaaataaagttgaaaaaaataaaaaaaaatttgtttgtcaaacctaattttaaagatttagaTGACAATCATTTTGTTCGAAACCATAGATTCCAAACTGTTTTTGGAGTGGACTGAAGCCGACATTTTTTCGTTTCTGTTGATAAAACAGGTTTTCTGACAGAAAATTGCGGAGCGACATCTAAAATTAGTACCGACGAACGAATACGATGACGGATGATGGTGAAAGCTAGAGTATTTTATTATGATTTTATTCCACCAGTGAGTGtttagggaatttattttttgttgtttaacGTTCCCAATTCTCATCCCCATCTtgtaaaaatcataaaataagTTGTCTGCGTGAGTTCGTGACTTCGTGTTGACTTTTGAGGTTACGGAACCAGCGGAACGTGTTAGATTCACCATattttgttaagaaagtgGTGTAAAACTTGTTCGAGATGCCTGTAGCAGAAGAAGTGAAGTCCAGTTGGGCCGACGAAGTTGAATTAGAAGGTGGATCGCTTCCTCCTCCGACAGAAGTGTTCGACAACGGCTTGAAAATTGTAACTGAATACTCGTACAATGACGAGGACAAAAAAGTGAAAATCGTCCGTACGTATAAGATTGAGAAGCGTGTCGTATCGAAATCGATTGCGTTAAGGAAAACTTGGAAGAAATTCGGTGAGAGCGCCAACGATAAACCAGGACCGAACCCAGCGACTACCATCGTAGCGGAAGACGTCTACATGCAGTACATAACAAGCAAGGAGGAGGACAACAAACAGGAGGATGAAGGACTCGATAAACTTAAAGGTAAGGTCCTTGTTAACCTCGTATGCTGCTTATGATTACTGATTATTATCGATTGCTAGCTCTTGGAGACAAGAACGTCGTAAAATGTAGAACCTGTAGTGGTGACCATTGGACTTCAAAGTGTCCTTGGAAGGACACTATGTTGGCTGGAGGCAAAGTGCCTGATGACAAAAAGGGACCGGCGATCGGAGGGCCATCTGTCAGTTCAGATGGAAACAAAGCCGGTGGTTCCAAATACATTCCTCCAAGCATGCGCGATGGAGCCGCCAAAAGAACGGACAGTCTCAACGTGGCAAGAAGAGACGACGCAACCGCGATTCGCATCACCAATCTCAGCGAATCCACCACTGAGACGGATCTGGAAGATCTCGTTAAACCTTTTGGacccattcaaaaattgtatttgGCTAAAGATAAGCAAGCAGGGTTTTGCAAAGGGTTTGCTTACATTCACTTTAAATTTCGAAATGACGCTGCTAAGGCAATCGCCATGCTTAATGGACATGGTTATGATCATCTTATTCTTACAGTGGACTGGTCCAAGCCCCatccaaattaaaatgtacttTCTCTGTAAGTTCTATGtgtatataattttaaaaaatcgactTTTAGGACTATTTGGAAATGAAACAATTCTTTACTCTTAACTTTCATTCAATTTATTCTCTGAATTGTGTCTCACAACCCTCTTAGACTGTTACAATTCTTAGGAGATTAAGAAAGGGAATTTGTTAGGTGTGAATGGAAAtcttagtgttttttttttaatctgaatATTTAGTAGATTTTTCATTTaacgatttaaataaatcacaaaaatatttcaaaaacgagtacatttttatttaacgcAATTTGACTAACCTAggtcaacaaaaattaaaaataagtaacTGCTATCTAATAAATCCGTGGGTCAGTTGGTTTTAAATTTACCAGATTCTCTGACAACTCCCACAGCTTTTTAGCCTTGTTCTCGTCGTTCGCACCTCTACTAAGTCGTTTCTCTTTACAgtcggaaaaatatttcccCGTGACTCCTTCAACCTCTTCCGAGCATGCAACGTAAACACTAGTTTTGCATCCTTGAACCGGagttttaaataaagttttgaCTACTAGTTTCAAAGGCCAACGAAAAACAGCTGGAGCGCTTTCCCAAATTCCCGTGTCCACAAGGCCTGGATGCAAACAATTAGCTGTAACTCCTGTACCATCAAGCTGACGGGCCAGTTCTTTAGTGAAGCAAATGTTGGCGTATTTAGATATGTAGTAGAGGCGCGGGACGAACCACGTCCTTGTCGGGTTGATGTTGTCCAAGTTTAGCGAGACCAAACGATAGAGCTCCGAAGCGACAACTACAACGCGACTTGGGGCtgattttttaagcaaatCTGCAACGGAAAAGTAATCAAGTCAAGGGGGTTCACGAACATTACTGTTTTATTAACAGGTGCGTTGTGTTGGTTGAATAAACCAGTAAGCTTTGTTGTTGAGATGTCTCATTAATTCGCCTGTTCTATTATTATAAGTATACTAGGCCAAGGGCGAAAATATAGGTAGGTATGTACAGTCCACGCGTTTTAGGATGGCGAGTGCCGGCGCATCACGATTGGTGCTTCGGAACGGTTCGGTAAATACGAGTCGTTGCAGTGACGTAACAACAAAGAATTAGATCGAATATCTAAGTTTCTTTTAAGCTGTTTGCATTTCCAGTTAACTGTCTACCTGTGTGTAAATGATAGGCCTTGCTTTTATGATTATCTGGGGTTAAATAATTCCTGGACATTTCTTGAAACTGAGTCGTAAACCGATAAGACTCCGTCACCGGGACTTTTCAAACGGCAGGCTGGCGCGCTTTCATTGCGCATCCAAGCCGTTCGCCATCCTAAAACGCGTGACCTGTACttctttcaataatttgtaaattaaggGTACCTACACTATAACCTTGACTCAAACACAAAGATTCCTGCGACCGACACGTCATATCGAAATTTCATCGACTTTGACCTTTGTTTTGTAATgctaataatttaaatattcgTGGTTAACTAATGGTAAAgtcgcaaaaaataaaaaatgcttaAATTATTCGACTGTCTTGCGGGAAACAATATATTTCTAATTTATAACGGATAAAAATTACCAATTAGTAGGTGGGTGAGCAAGAATGGCCCGAAGTGATTGGTTGCCATTGTTAGCTCGATGTTGTCTTCCGTCATTTGTATCTTATTCGCGGCCATTCCCGCATTGTGGAGGAGCACGTCAAGACGAGGTTCCGATCGTATAATCTCCGCAGCAAACTCGCGAATGGACTCTTGCGAGGACAAGTCCAACTTTTTGACGATCACGTTTTGATTATTGGTTTCAGCGACGATTTCATCTGAAAGGCACATTAAAGAACTGATCTAGAGGGTGCGACGGACTTGCCTCTGGCTTTTTTAGCCGTTTCGAGATTGCGACAAGCCAAGATAACTCTTGCTCCTCTTCGGGCAATTTCTTTGGAAGTTTCTTTGCCGATGCCACCGTTACCTCCGGTGATTACTACAGTTTTACCATTCATGTCGGTCTGATCCGTGGTGGACGTGTAAATTAGTTAGTTGTAGACTTTTACAATAACAACTACTGCGAGCAGAGCGCAACCGACAGTCTGCACTAGTGGACAGGTGAAATGCAGACCCGATACTATCATCCTATAACAAATACGATTATCCTTGTACAAACCAGTCTTTAGTTTGGCGGGATGTGAGTCAAGGAAAACCATAATTTCGGAGAAATGGAAGTTATACTTACCGACGACGAACGACTACTAATAATTCTTGGGCGCATAATGGGTAGTCGATTTTTATACAGAATTAGTTTAACATTTAGCCAATAAAGACTATTAGACGAGACGAGAtcgttttaacaaaaattaaaccaaatagttttatgaataaattatAACATTCGTTTCGATTTTATGGAACTGTCTGCGGTTGTAGAAATCGATCGCttaatgacagtataaaaatctaACTGGATGCGTGTTTTCCttcgaaaacaaataaat encodes:
- the LOC138126163 gene encoding nitric oxide-associated protein 1, with protein sequence MACLLKFPNLKTLRLARCYGTIFKTKLYVKTSLISDGEPVNKLIKKWAPKLIYNSVIEKKILKIQHNSRSKKSQNTYDSAEPLPISLKYISDEITCEPDEITCESDQNLNETVGYKKFIDFPYNKSYSVCETETLLSQNGDKNSADVAAKARDEVQKRYELQKELKNWMVTYDNYDDSCLSEENENLDMNDWRINYGTPDPKTEVSHVPCGGCGALLHCKDTAIPGYIPSEIFKNRLSKGGAILEAIVCQRCHFLKSYNLALQVQVTPEDYPKVLSTISEKQGLVILMVDLLDFPCSIWPGIGEIFGSKTPIIVVGNKVDLLPQDNKAFLQHVKMTLLNNVKLQGFATFNIKDVALISAKTGFGVEELITRLYGLYQFKGDVYIVGCTNVGKSTLFNAFLQSDYCKTQAVDLIQRATTSVWPGTTLNLLKFPIKRPAGFRQYLRHKRLEMMEQVQAEESRLRKEQLRVTQNPKYASLMGHIDITRNPYTQIDEPNDLFGVQGNANEGGMLKMGINERSVEYAFSKWCYDTPGVVQPDQIIHLLTTEELVLTLPKELILPRTFCIKPNSTVFIGGLARLDYVDGSGSVRLTIFSAKELPITVCDTQDAKDIYQELLGSDLFNVPKGNNERISKWPGLELAKNFTITGEIWHKSSNDVVMSSAGWIAVAGRKGLQYKFAAWTPEKRGVYIRECLLPHAVSLMGKRIKRSVAYNKFKFYLK
- the wap gene encoding DDB1- and CUL4-associated factor 7 isoform X2, producing MSLVEMAHSGVVPAGKRKEIYKYIAPWPLFSMNWSVRPDKRFRLALGSFVEEYNNKVQIVSLDEDSSEFSPKSTFDHPYPTTKIMWIPDSKGVYPDLLSTSGDYLRVWRAGEPDTRLECVLNNNKNSDFCAPLTSFDWNEVDPNLVGTSSIDTTCTIWGLETGQIIGRVNLVSGHVKTQLIAHDKEVYDIAFSRAGGGRDMFASVGADGSVRMFDLRHLEHSTIIYEDPAHTPLLRLAWNKQDPNYLATIAMDACEVIILDVRVPCTPVARLNNHRACVNGIAWAPHSSCHICTAGDDHQALIWDIQQMPRAIEDPILAYTAAEGEVNQIQWGATQPDWIAICYNKCLEILRV
- the LOC138126173 gene encoding retinol dehydrogenase 14, translating into MNGKTVVITGGNGGIGKETSKEIARRGARVILACRNLETAKKARDEIVAETNNQNVIVKKLDLSSQESIREFAAEIIRSEPRLDVLLHNAGMAANKIQMTEDNIELTMATNHFGPFLLTHLLIDLLKKSAPSRVVVVASELYRLVSLNLDNINPTRTWFVPRLYYISKYANICFTKELARQLDGTGVTANCLHPGLVDTGIWESAPAVFRWPLKLVVKTLFKTPVQGCKTSVYVACSEEVEGVTGKYFSDCKEKRLSRGANDENKAKKLWELSENLVNLKPTDPRIY
- the eIF3g1 gene encoding eukaryotic translation initiation factor 3 subunit G: MPVAEEVKSSWADEVELEGGSLPPPTEVFDNGLKIVTEYSYNDEDKKVKIVRTYKIEKRVVSKSIALRKTWKKFGESANDKPGPNPATTIVAEDVYMQYITSKEEDNKQEDEGLDKLKALGDKNVVKCRTCSGDHWTSKCPWKDTMLAGGKVPDDKKGPAIGGPSVSSDGNKAGGSKYIPPSMRDGAAKRTDSLNVARRDDATAIRITNLSESTTETDLEDLVKPFGPIQKLYLAKDKQAGFCKGFAYIHFKFRNDAAKAIAMLNGHGYDHLILTVDWSKPHPN
- the wap gene encoding DDB1- and CUL4-associated factor 7 isoform X1, translated to MLSLAKTSSNYKSSLVEMAHSGVVPAGKRKEIYKYIAPWPLFSMNWSVRPDKRFRLALGSFVEEYNNKVQIVSLDEDSSEFSPKSTFDHPYPTTKIMWIPDSKGVYPDLLSTSGDYLRVWRAGEPDTRLECVLNNNKNSDFCAPLTSFDWNEVDPNLVGTSSIDTTCTIWGLETGQIIGRVNLVSGHVKTQLIAHDKEVYDIAFSRAGGGRDMFASVGADGSVRMFDLRHLEHSTIIYEDPAHTPLLRLAWNKQDPNYLATIAMDACEVIILDVRVPCTPVARLNNHRACVNGIAWAPHSSCHICTAGDDHQALIWDIQQMPRAIEDPILAYTAAEGEVNQIQWGATQPDWIAICYNKCLEILRV
- the wap gene encoding DDB1- and CUL4-associated factor 7 isoform X3, with translation MAHSGVVPAGKRKEIYKYIAPWPLFSMNWSVRPDKRFRLALGSFVEEYNNKVQIVSLDEDSSEFSPKSTFDHPYPTTKIMWIPDSKGVYPDLLSTSGDYLRVWRAGEPDTRLECVLNNNKNSDFCAPLTSFDWNEVDPNLVGTSSIDTTCTIWGLETGQIIGRVNLVSGHVKTQLIAHDKEVYDIAFSRAGGGRDMFASVGADGSVRMFDLRHLEHSTIIYEDPAHTPLLRLAWNKQDPNYLATIAMDACEVIILDVRVPCTPVARLNNHRACVNGIAWAPHSSCHICTAGDDHQALIWDIQQMPRAIEDPILAYTAAEGEVNQIQWGATQPDWIAICYNKCLEILRV